A single bacterium HR11 DNA region contains:
- a CDS encoding putative FAD-linked oxidoreductase, translated as MKKRRFVRELVRIVGKDGVIADPVERRVYETDGLTVFQATPDVVVLPRTTEQVARIVQVCVREGVPFVARGAGTGLSGGALPLAGGVLIALNRMDRILEVDYPNLRAVVEPGVINARLSEALASRGYYYAPDPASQTACTIGGNVAENSGGPRTPKYGVTTHHVLGLEVVLPDGEVVLFGGKVPDVPGYDFVGLLVGSEGTLGIVTKVIVRILRKPEAVRTLMAVFETVEDASNAVSAIVARGIIPVAIEMMDNLSIQAVEKGVAAGYPLDAGAVLLIELDGPREEVEALVEPVLEVCRAWRVREVRVARDEEERLRLWRGRKAAFASMGQLSPDYYVQDAVIPRTRLPAIMKRIEELSRQYGLRVANVFHAGDGNLHPLILFDARRPGELQKAEALGAEILRACVEAGGSLTGEHGIGLEKRDYMPLMFRDEDLAAMQRVKRVFDPQGLLNPGKVFPRDYLPNPSLEPNPTPPSVDAILEHLSIPDRLIADLGHIIGPERVGGSLEAPQYSVDGQTPRLITWPRTVEEVSDILALACRHDLKVVPWGGGTMIGLGRPPLRVDLALDLSDLTGVVDYEPADMTASFRAGTTLQDAQALLAAHGQFIPLDPPGADRATLGGILATAASGPWRHRYGTPRDLVLALRVVHADGTVTRGGAKVVKNVAGYDMPKLYIGSLGTLGVIVEATFRVYPRPAFEATCLMAFDDVTAVQATVAGVLDAPLVPTTVELLNPTAMRAVAGSVGLPWPDGRYGLAVAFGSPCAPAVAAQVERTRAIGRSAGARSEADLKGELHDRFWQAVRDFPWDRGGVVLKVGVPIAEVGSTVTWAEEMAQGANLRLGIVGEAGVGILRLYVSADTDDPTGFLLKVVALIRSLRVRTLSSGGYVVVLAAPAELKTHVDTWGGVSDEVLRLMSRLKKAFDPYSILNPGRFVEGI; from the coding sequence ATGAAGAAGCGACGCTTCGTTCGGGAACTGGTCCGTATCGTCGGGAAGGACGGCGTCATCGCCGACCCCGTCGAGCGGCGGGTTTACGAGACGGACGGCCTGACCGTGTTTCAGGCCACGCCGGACGTCGTCGTCCTGCCCCGGACGACCGAGCAGGTCGCCCGCATCGTGCAGGTCTGCGTCCGCGAGGGGGTCCCCTTCGTCGCCCGCGGGGCCGGGACGGGCCTCTCGGGTGGTGCCCTCCCCCTGGCCGGGGGCGTGCTCATCGCCCTGAACCGGATGGACCGTATCCTGGAGGTCGACTATCCGAATCTGCGGGCCGTCGTCGAGCCCGGCGTGATCAATGCCCGCCTCAGCGAGGCTCTGGCCTCACGGGGCTACTACTATGCCCCGGACCCGGCCAGCCAGACGGCCTGCACCATCGGCGGCAACGTGGCCGAGAACTCGGGCGGTCCCCGCACGCCCAAGTACGGCGTCACGACGCACCACGTCCTCGGCCTCGAGGTCGTCCTGCCCGACGGAGAGGTCGTCCTATTTGGGGGGAAGGTGCCGGACGTCCCGGGCTACGACTTTGTGGGCCTCCTCGTCGGCTCGGAGGGCACGCTGGGCATCGTCACGAAGGTCATCGTTCGTATCTTGCGGAAGCCCGAGGCGGTCCGGACGCTGATGGCCGTGTTCGAGACGGTCGAGGACGCCTCGAACGCCGTGTCGGCCATCGTGGCTCGGGGGATCATCCCCGTGGCCATCGAGATGATGGACAACCTCAGCATTCAGGCCGTCGAGAAGGGCGTGGCGGCCGGCTACCCCTTAGACGCCGGGGCCGTCCTCCTCATCGAGCTGGACGGACCCCGGGAGGAGGTCGAGGCCCTCGTCGAGCCGGTCCTCGAAGTCTGTCGTGCCTGGCGGGTCCGGGAGGTCCGGGTCGCCCGGGACGAGGAGGAGCGCCTCCGCCTCTGGCGGGGCCGGAAGGCGGCCTTCGCCTCGATGGGTCAGCTCAGTCCGGACTACTACGTGCAGGACGCCGTCATCCCCCGGACGCGGCTCCCGGCCATCATGAAGCGGATCGAGGAGCTGTCCCGGCAGTACGGCCTGCGGGTCGCCAACGTATTTCATGCCGGCGACGGCAACCTCCATCCCCTCATCCTGTTTGACGCCCGTCGGCCTGGGGAGCTTCAGAAGGCCGAAGCCCTGGGGGCCGAAATCCTGCGGGCCTGCGTCGAGGCCGGCGGAAGCCTCACCGGCGAGCACGGCATCGGTCTCGAAAAGCGGGACTACATGCCGCTCATGTTCCGGGACGAAGACCTGGCCGCCATGCAGAGGGTCAAGCGAGTCTTCGACCCGCAAGGCCTCCTGAATCCCGGTAAGGTCTTCCCGCGGGACTACCTGCCGAACCCAAGCTTGGAGCCAAATCCGACTCCGCCGTCCGTGGACGCCATCCTCGAACATCTATCGATCCCAGACCGCCTCATCGCCGACCTGGGGCATATCATCGGTCCCGAGCGCGTGGGTGGCTCGCTGGAGGCCCCCCAGTACAGTGTCGATGGACAAACGCCCCGCCTCATCACCTGGCCTCGGACAGTCGAAGAGGTCTCGGACATCCTGGCTTTGGCCTGCCGACATGACCTCAAGGTCGTGCCCTGGGGCGGGGGGACGATGATCGGCCTGGGCCGACCGCCCCTCCGGGTGGACTTGGCCCTCGACCTGTCGGACCTGACCGGCGTCGTCGACTACGAGCCGGCCGATATGACGGCCTCCTTCCGGGCCGGCACGACCCTCCAAGACGCGCAGGCCCTCCTGGCGGCCCACGGTCAGTTCATCCCCCTAGACCCGCCGGGCGCCGACCGGGCGACCCTCGGGGGCATTCTCGCCACGGCCGCCAGCGGCCCCTGGCGCCATCGGTACGGGACGCCCCGGGACCTCGTCCTGGCCCTCCGGGTCGTCCACGCCGACGGGACGGTCACCCGCGGCGGGGCGAAGGTCGTCAAGAACGTCGCCGGCTACGATATGCCCAAGCTGTACATCGGGTCGCTCGGGACCCTGGGCGTCATCGTCGAGGCGACCTTTCGCGTCTATCCCCGGCCGGCCTTCGAGGCGACGTGCCTGATGGCCTTCGATGACGTAACGGCGGTCCAGGCGACCGTCGCCGGCGTTTTGGACGCTCCCTTGGTCCCGACGACCGTCGAACTCCTGAATCCGACGGCCATGCGGGCCGTCGCCGGCTCGGTCGGCCTCCCGTGGCCGGACGGACGGTATGGCCTGGCCGTCGCCTTCGGGAGCCCGTGCGCCCCGGCGGTCGCCGCCCAGGTCGAACGCACTCGAGCCATCGGCCGGTCGGCCGGCGCCCGTTCCGAGGCCGACTTGAAGGGCGAGCTTCACGACCGCTTCTGGCAGGCCGTCCGGGACTTTCCCTGGGACCGAGGGGGCGTCGTCCTCAAGGTCGGCGTCCCCATCGCCGAGGTCGGCTCGACGGTCACGTGGGCGGAAGAGATGGCGCAAGGGGCGAACCTGCGACTGGGCATCGTCGGTGAGGCCGGGGTCGGCATCCTGCGCCTTTATGTCTCCGCCGATACGGACGACCCGACCGGATTTCTTTTGAAGGTCGTCGCCTTGATAAGATCGCTCCGGGTTCGGACCCTATCGTCGGGCGGGTACGTGGTCGTCTTGGCGGCCCCGGCTGAGCTGAAAACCCACGTCGACACATGGGGCGGTGTCTCTGACGAGGTCCTACGACTGATGAGCCGCCTGAAGAAGGCTTTTGATCCCTATTCCATCCTGAATCCCGGGCGATTCGTCGAGGGAATATAA
- the lutA gene encoding Lactate utilization protein A, producing METRGPDPRNGTLELPGSLEDTSVSSTPPSSTNSWDLGAGTRAPLYLDCVHCGFCLPACPTYRVIGNEMDSPRGRIWLIRSAAEGQAPMSPAFVRHMDLCLLCRACETACPSGVQFGALMEMARSQLDQDRRYPPVERAFRRLLLGTLTDVRRLGVLMGGLWLYQRSGLQTLVRVSGILRPLKRFRAMEALLPKVSMPKSLRAWPQVIPPRGESQGRVGLLMGCVQRFLFPHVHRATVRVLSTLGYEVIIPRDQVCCGSLLVHEGMRARGQVLARRTIDVFERAGVDWVAVNAAGCGSVMKAYGELLRDDPAYADRAEAFARRVRDVAELVARLPLDGHFRRLDLTVTYHDACHLVHAQRIRRAPRDILRSVPGLRLVELPEADVCCGSAGVYNILHPKTAEALLAQKVENIRRTGAAVVVSGNPGCTLQIERGLRERGLDVRVAHLMEVLAWACPDV from the coding sequence ATGGAAACAAGAGGGCCAGACCCACGGAATGGAACCCTCGAGTTGCCCGGGTCTTTAGAAGATACTTCCGTATCCAGTACTCCCCCCTCCTCCACGAACTCCTGGGACCTGGGAGCCGGTACTCGGGCCCCCTTATACCTGGACTGCGTCCACTGCGGCTTTTGTCTGCCGGCTTGTCCGACCTACCGGGTGATCGGCAACGAAATGGACAGCCCCCGCGGTCGCATCTGGCTGATCCGGTCGGCCGCCGAAGGACAGGCCCCCATGAGCCCGGCCTTTGTTCGACACATGGACCTCTGTCTTTTGTGCCGGGCTTGTGAGACAGCGTGTCCCTCGGGCGTGCAGTTTGGCGCCTTAATGGAGATGGCTCGAAGCCAGCTCGACCAGGACCGCCGGTATCCGCCGGTCGAACGGGCCTTCCGGCGCCTTTTACTGGGGACCCTCACGGACGTCCGGCGCCTGGGCGTCCTCATGGGAGGTCTGTGGCTTTACCAGCGTTCGGGCCTTCAGACGCTCGTCCGCGTCTCGGGTATCCTGCGACCCCTGAAGCGCTTCCGGGCGATGGAAGCCCTGCTACCTAAAGTTTCGATGCCGAAGTCCCTTCGCGCGTGGCCACAAGTCATACCGCCCCGGGGAGAGTCCCAGGGACGGGTCGGCCTGCTGATGGGCTGTGTCCAGCGGTTTTTGTTTCCCCACGTCCATCGGGCGACGGTGCGGGTCCTGAGTACTTTGGGTTACGAGGTCATCATCCCCCGAGACCAGGTCTGCTGTGGGTCCCTACTGGTCCACGAAGGCATGCGGGCCCGGGGCCAGGTCCTGGCCCGACGGACGATCGACGTCTTCGAGCGGGCCGGCGTCGATTGGGTTGCCGTCAATGCGGCCGGGTGCGGTTCGGTCATGAAGGCTTACGGGGAGCTTTTACGGGACGACCCGGCTTACGCCGACCGGGCCGAGGCCTTCGCCCGCCGCGTCCGGGACGTCGCCGAGTTGGTCGCCCGCCTGCCCCTGGACGGACACTTCCGGCGGCTGGACCTGACGGTCACCTACCACGACGCATGCCACCTGGTCCATGCCCAGCGCATCCGTCGGGCGCCCCGGGATATCCTCCGGTCCGTCCCGGGCCTGCGTCTCGTCGAACTTCCCGAGGCTGACGTGTGCTGTGGGAGCGCCGGCGTCTATAACATCCTTCATCCGAAGACGGCCGAGGCCCTGCTTGCCCAGAAGGTCGAGAACATCCGCCGGACGGGCGCCGCCGTCGTCGTCAGCGGTAACCCC